A single Bacteroidota bacterium DNA region contains:
- a CDS encoding RidA family protein, with product MNSDNSINSSKAPEPVGLYPHAKKVGNLLFLSGVGPRERGTKKIPGVELDAAGNIMSYDIALQCHSVFKNVKAILEEAGSSWGNIVDVTVFLTNMKDDFATYNRLWAEYFKENAPCRTTIEINCLPTPIAIELKVIATIN from the coding sequence ATGAATTCCGACAACTCTATTAATTCAAGCAAGGCTCCCGAGCCTGTTGGCTTATATCCGCATGCAAAGAAAGTCGGCAATCTTCTTTTCTTGTCGGGAGTTGGCCCAAGAGAGCGTGGAACAAAGAAAATACCGGGTGTAGAACTAGATGCGGCAGGAAACATCATGTCTTATGATATAGCCTTACAATGCCATAGTGTGTTTAAAAATGTGAAGGCTATTTTAGAGGAAGCTGGCAGTTCTTGGGGCAATATAGTAGATGTGACGGTGTTTTTAACTAATATGAAGGACGACTTTGCAACATACAACAGGCTGTGGGCTGAATATTTTAAGGAAAATGCTCCCTGCAGAACAACTATTGAAATAAATTGTCTGCCCACTCCTATTGCAATAGAATTAAAAGTAATTGCGACAATTAATTAA
- a CDS encoding 1-acyl-sn-glycerol-3-phosphate acyltransferase yields MLYSFVRPFVTIFHNVFYRIHYRGLENIPMGKPVVFAPNHVNGFVDPIVIAIACKQKVRFFARSDVFNSSLKKRILNSLSVSPMYRIREGFAEVKKNEQAFEECKKLLAENKSILIFPEGDCVQEKRIRKLKKGLARIVFYTEEAFNFEKDVLVVPVGLNYSEPTKFRSNLCVEFGKPISAASYANSYKENKAKAITDFTQEIEDSLKGAVVVQKYPENDDLFKQLCLLLKPKLLVDKGFEVDNVEQGYLMEKEIAAKISNTQNVNPANIDSLKKACEACLVELKKNNIQDALQLFVPNTGMLNLIFHLFVCVLAVPLFTVAFLVNAPAYLISGWLTKRMVKDNVFVGSFALNLGMIFWLVQYTVELLTIKSLLGNYNALICAMAIPILGMYLLFFTSYAKKVLRRLSAFSRVNTLDAIRAKHLTAVVEAYRK; encoded by the coding sequence ATGTTGTATTCATTTGTCCGTCCTTTTGTTACCATCTTTCACAATGTTTTCTATCGAATTCATTATCGAGGGTTAGAGAATATTCCGATGGGCAAACCGGTTGTGTTTGCGCCTAATCATGTAAATGGCTTTGTCGACCCTATTGTGATTGCCATTGCCTGTAAACAAAAAGTTCGTTTTTTTGCACGTTCCGATGTGTTTAACTCCTCACTAAAAAAAAGAATTTTGAATTCGCTGAGTGTTAGTCCTATGTATCGAATAAGAGAAGGGTTTGCAGAGGTTAAGAAGAATGAACAAGCATTTGAAGAATGCAAGAAATTATTGGCAGAAAACAAATCAATATTGATTTTTCCGGAAGGCGATTGTGTACAAGAAAAACGTATTCGTAAACTAAAGAAAGGATTAGCCCGTATTGTATTTTATACCGAAGAAGCATTTAATTTTGAGAAAGATGTGCTAGTTGTGCCAGTTGGATTAAATTACTCCGAGCCGACTAAATTTAGAAGTAATTTGTGTGTAGAGTTTGGAAAGCCAATTTCTGCTGCATCCTATGCAAATAGCTACAAAGAGAATAAAGCAAAGGCGATAACAGACTTTACACAAGAAATAGAAGATAGCTTAAAGGGCGCTGTTGTTGTGCAAAAGTATCCCGAGAACGATGATTTATTTAAACAACTGTGTTTGCTGCTAAAGCCCAAATTGCTTGTAGATAAAGGTTTTGAAGTTGACAATGTTGAGCAAGGGTATTTAATGGAAAAAGAAATAGCCGCTAAAATATCCAATACACAAAATGTAAATCCCGCGAATATAGATTCCCTGAAAAAAGCATGCGAAGCGTGTTTAGTTGAGCTAAAAAAAAACAATATTCAAGATGCTTTGCAACTATTTGTTCCTAATACCGGAATGTTGAATCTTATATTTCATTTGTTTGTGTGTGTGCTGGCGGTGCCTCTTTTTACTGTTGCTTTTTTAGTAAATGCGCCTGCTTATCTTATATCCGGCTGGCTAACAAAACGTATGGTAAAGGATAATGTTTTTGTGGGATCCTTTGCCCTAAATTTAGGAATGATTTTTTGGTTGGTGCAATATACAGTAGAGCTATTGACAATAAAGAGTTTACTAGGTAACTATAATGCTTTAATTTGTGCAATGGCAATTCCGATTTTAGGAATGTACTTGCTTTTTTTTACTTCTTATGCCAAGAAGGTATTACGGAGACTTTCTGCTTTTTCTAGAGTAAATACACTTGATGCTATTCGCGCAAAGCATTTGACGGCCGTTGTAGAGGCATATCGAAAATAA
- a CDS encoding dihydroorotase produces the protein MSSILIKNAMLVNEGSVVLTDVHVLEGIIKKIAPQLKENATKIIDAKGLYLLPGVIDDQVHFREPGLTHKGEIYTEAKAAVAGGVTTYMEMPNVIPATLTQDLLEQKYSRASEVSLANYSFFMGASNDNRDEVLKTNPKTVCGVKIFMGSSTGNMLVDNKQTLETIFAECKTLIATHCEDEPTIKKKIAQFIAQYGDDIPVRFHPLIRSEEACYKSSSYAAELAAKYNTRLHILHISTAKEISLFKNNIPLKDKRITAEACIHHLWFSEKDYDVKGNFIKWNPAVKTEQDRQAVFNAVLENKIDIIATDHAPHTQEEKMQVYTKAPSGGPLIQHSLVAMLEFYHQQKISLERIVEKMCHAPADCFQVEKRGYVKEGYYADLVLVDLNSSWTVDKSNLLYKCNWSPFEGYTFKSKIKHTFVNGHHVYNDGVFDESKKGMRVLFDR, from the coding sequence ATGTCGTCTATCCTTATTAAGAACGCCATGCTAGTAAATGAAGGCTCTGTAGTCCTTACAGATGTGCATGTTTTAGAAGGAATCATAAAAAAAATAGCACCACAACTCAAAGAAAACGCTACTAAAATTATTGATGCGAAAGGCTTGTATTTATTGCCCGGTGTAATTGATGATCAGGTGCATTTTCGGGAACCTGGTTTAACGCACAAAGGAGAAATATACACCGAAGCTAAAGCTGCTGTTGCCGGAGGCGTAACAACGTATATGGAGATGCCAAATGTAATTCCTGCTACACTTACACAAGATTTGTTAGAACAAAAGTATAGCAGGGCATCGGAGGTTTCATTGGCAAATTATTCTTTTTTTATGGGAGCCTCGAATGATAATAGAGATGAGGTGCTTAAGACAAATCCTAAAACGGTGTGTGGTGTTAAAATATTTATGGGTTCTTCTACTGGAAATATGTTGGTGGATAATAAACAAACACTAGAAACTATTTTTGCCGAGTGCAAAACCCTTATCGCTACTCATTGCGAAGATGAGCCCACAATTAAAAAAAAAATAGCGCAGTTTATTGCACAATATGGAGACGATATTCCTGTGCGCTTTCATCCACTTATTCGAAGCGAAGAAGCTTGTTATAAATCGTCTTCCTATGCTGCGGAGTTGGCGGCTAAATACAATACTCGCTTACATATTTTGCATATTTCTACTGCAAAAGAAATTAGTTTATTTAAGAATAATATTCCCTTAAAGGATAAGCGAATTACGGCCGAAGCTTGCATTCATCATCTTTGGTTTAGCGAAAAAGATTACGATGTAAAAGGCAATTTTATTAAATGGAATCCTGCTGTTAAAACAGAACAAGACAGGCAAGCCGTTTTTAATGCTGTTTTAGAAAATAAAATTGATATAATTGCAACAGACCATGCACCACATACGCAGGAGGAAAAAATGCAGGTATATACAAAAGCTCCGTCCGGTGGGCCTCTCATTCAGCACTCGTTGGTAGCCATGTTAGAATTTTATCACCAACAAAAAATAAGTTTAGAGAGAATTGTAGAGAAAATGTGCCACGCTCCGGCAGATTGTTTTCAGGTTGAAAAACGAGGCTATGTTAAAGAAGGATATTATGCCGATTTAGTGTTGGTTGATTTAAATAGTTCGTGGACGGTTGATAAGTCAAATCTTTTGTATAAATGTAATTGGAGCCCTTTTGAAGGGTACACGTTTAAGTCAAAAATCAAACATACGTTTGTCAATGGGCATCATGTTTACAACGATGGGGTGTTTGACGAATCTAAAAAAGGGATGCGAGTTCTTTTTGATAGGTAG
- a CDS encoding polyprenol monophosphomannose synthase: MPDSIVIIPTYNEKENIEKMIRTVFSLPHSFHILIVEDNSPDGTAAIVKGLMNEFSDRLFIEERKGKLGLGTAYIHGFKWAIKNKYDYVFEMDADFSHNPSDLIRLRDACANSSADVAIGSRYVKGGQVKDWSLDRILMSYFASLYVRLILWIPVKDTTAGFKCYTRKVLEAMPLDSIRFMGYAFQIEMKYTAWKLGFKLKEIPITFKDRVEGTSKMSTKIFKEAFVGVWKMRMKKI, encoded by the coding sequence GTGCCGGATAGTATTGTCATAATTCCAACGTACAACGAGAAAGAGAATATCGAAAAGATGATTCGAACGGTATTTTCTTTGCCACATTCATTTCATATTTTAATAGTGGAAGACAATTCCCCCGATGGAACAGCTGCTATTGTAAAGGGCTTGATGAATGAGTTTTCGGATAGGCTATTTATAGAGGAGCGCAAAGGAAAATTAGGGTTAGGTACAGCCTATATTCATGGATTTAAGTGGGCTATAAAAAATAAATACGATTATGTTTTTGAAATGGATGCAGATTTTTCGCACAATCCATCCGACTTAATTCGTCTTAGAGATGCTTGTGCAAACTCCAGTGCAGATGTTGCAATTGGCTCAAGATATGTGAAAGGGGGGCAGGTAAAAGATTGGTCGCTGGACAGAATATTGATGTCTTATTTTGCTTCGTTGTATGTTAGATTAATACTTTGGATTCCTGTTAAAGATACTACTGCAGGATTTAAATGCTATACCAGAAAAGTGTTGGAAGCAATGCCGCTCGACTCCATACGATTTATGGGATATGCTTTTCAAATTGAGATGAAGTACACCGCCTGGAAACTAGGCTTTAAACTTAAAGAAATCCCTATAACCTTTAAAGATAGAGTAGAAGGGACTTCCAAGATGAGTACCAAAATATTTAAGGAAGCATTTGTTGGCGTTTGGAAAATGAGAATGAAAAAAATATAA
- a CDS encoding pyridoxal phosphate-dependent aminotransferase — protein MVEQTTPLRVSQLAENIIGSEIIRLAAEVNEKIKKGEKIYNLTIGDFNPKLFPIPAELKSAIITAYENDETNYPSAEGMIDLRNSVSAYLKKYGNLNYGTDEIVISGGARPLIYSAYRTLIDPDDVVVFPTPSWNNNHYCHLTSAKAIIVETTAENNFMPTAAELKPFLKDATMLALCSPLNPTGTTFSKNQLREICELVLDENRKRDYTQKPLYLLYDQIYWALTFGDTKHYDPVSLLPEMKKYTIYIDGISKSLAATGVRVGWAFGPKKVIDKMKSIIGHVGAWAPKAEQMACADYLSNYASIDSFMVNMKEKINSRLQAFYTGFTQLQKEGFKVACIAPQAAIYLTAQFRLIGMKKENGEQLSSTKEITAYLLNEAKIAIVPFYAFGDKETSDWYRISVGTCKTEDIPLIIDNIRHALKKLS, from the coding sequence ATGGTAGAACAAACAACTCCGCTTCGCGTTTCTCAACTAGCAGAAAACATTATTGGCTCAGAAATAATTAGACTTGCTGCCGAAGTAAATGAAAAAATAAAAAAAGGAGAAAAAATATACAATCTTACTATTGGAGATTTCAACCCTAAGCTTTTCCCCATTCCTGCCGAGCTTAAGTCGGCCATTATTACGGCATACGAAAATGACGAAACAAATTATCCGAGTGCAGAAGGAATGATAGACTTACGCAATTCGGTTTCTGCGTATTTAAAGAAATACGGTAATTTGAATTATGGTACGGATGAAATTGTAATATCAGGCGGTGCTCGTCCACTTATTTATTCGGCTTATCGAACGTTGATAGATCCGGATGACGTAGTAGTTTTTCCTACTCCATCGTGGAACAACAATCACTATTGCCATTTAACATCGGCAAAAGCGATAATTGTTGAAACAACAGCAGAAAATAATTTTATGCCCACTGCGGCAGAGCTAAAACCTTTTTTAAAGGATGCTACCATGTTAGCACTCTGTTCGCCTTTAAATCCAACGGGTACAACGTTTTCGAAAAATCAGTTGCGAGAAATTTGCGAGCTTGTATTAGATGAAAACCGCAAACGAGATTACACCCAAAAGCCGTTGTATTTATTGTACGATCAAATTTATTGGGCACTTACATTCGGAGATACCAAGCATTACGATCCGGTTTCCTTGCTTCCGGAAATGAAAAAATACACTATTTACATTGATGGTATTTCAAAATCGTTAGCTGCCACAGGCGTTAGAGTTGGCTGGGCTTTTGGACCTAAAAAAGTAATTGATAAAATGAAGTCTATAATTGGGCATGTAGGTGCTTGGGCTCCCAAGGCAGAACAGATGGCTTGTGCCGACTACCTATCCAATTATGCGAGTATAGATTCTTTTATGGTTAACATGAAAGAAAAAATCAACAGTAGACTACAGGCATTTTATACAGGATTTACGCAACTACAAAAAGAAGGATTTAAAGTTGCCTGTATAGCCCCACAAGCAGCTATATATCTTACGGCACAATTCCGTTTAATCGGAATGAAAAAAGAAAACGGGGAACAACTTTCTTCCACTAAAGAAATAACTGCGTATTTGCTGAATGAAGCAAAAATTGCGATTGTTCCGTTTTACGCTTTTGGAGACAAAGAAACATCTGACTGGTACAGAATATCCGTTGGTACTTGTAAGACAGAAGACATTCCTTTAATTATTGACAACATAAGACACGCATTAAAAAAATTATCGTAA
- a CDS encoding mannose-1-phosphate guanylyltransferase, whose product MQNQYCVIMAGGVGSRFWPMSKTARPKQFIDVLGTGRTLLQQTFDRFIKICPIENIIIVTHKSYLDLVKEQLPDIKHENILCEPIRKNTAPCLAYASYKIHKKNPRALIVAAPSDHLIKKEDTFVKAINSCFKKAQQEECIVTLGIKPTRPDTGYGYIQFIESTHKERDKRIKRVKVFTEKPDLDMAKFFMQSGDFLWNSGIFIWSSKTIVKAFEKYEPEMAGIFSEGSSKYYTKEEDEFITDAYTRCKNISIDYAVLEKAENVYVRESIIGWSDLGTWGSLYNHIKKDDNKNAIVGKNVMMYGSKNCIVNISKDKLLVVEGLDDYIIVEYDNTILICKKQDEQQIRNFVNDVKVTKGERFV is encoded by the coding sequence ATGCAAAACCAGTATTGTGTAATAATGGCAGGCGGTGTAGGAAGCCGCTTTTGGCCCATGAGCAAAACAGCTCGACCTAAACAATTTATTGATGTATTAGGAACAGGTAGAACGCTTTTGCAACAAACATTCGACCGCTTTATAAAAATTTGTCCAATTGAAAACATAATTATTGTTACGCATAAATCGTATTTAGATTTGGTAAAGGAACAATTACCGGATATAAAACACGAAAATATTTTATGCGAACCGATTCGAAAAAACACCGCACCTTGCTTAGCTTACGCAAGCTATAAAATACACAAAAAAAACCCAAGGGCACTAATTGTAGCTGCACCTTCTGACCATTTGATAAAAAAAGAAGATACGTTTGTAAAAGCAATAAATTCGTGTTTTAAAAAAGCACAACAAGAAGAATGTATTGTAACACTTGGCATTAAACCCACTCGCCCCGACACCGGATATGGATACATCCAATTTATTGAATCCACGCACAAAGAGAGAGACAAGCGAATTAAACGAGTAAAAGTATTTACCGAAAAGCCGGATTTAGACATGGCTAAATTTTTTATGCAAAGCGGTGATTTTCTGTGGAACTCCGGCATTTTTATTTGGAGCTCAAAAACTATTGTAAAGGCTTTTGAAAAGTACGAGCCCGAAATGGCAGGTATTTTTTCAGAAGGAAGTAGCAAATACTACACTAAAGAAGAAGACGAGTTTATAACAGATGCATACACTCGTTGCAAGAATATTTCTATTGATTATGCTGTATTAGAAAAAGCGGAGAATGTATATGTGCGAGAATCTATTATTGGCTGGAGCGATTTAGGCACGTGGGGCTCTTTATACAATCACATAAAAAAGGATGACAACAAGAATGCGATTGTTGGGAAAAATGTAATGATGTACGGAAGTAAAAATTGTATAGTTAATATTTCTAAGGATAAACTATTGGTAGTTGAGGGATTAGATGATTATATAATTGTAGAGTACGACAACACCATTTTAATTTGCAAAAAACAAGACGAACAGCAAATACGAAATTTTGTAAATGATGTGAAAGTTACCAAAGGAGAACGTTTTGTATAA
- a CDS encoding amidohydrolase: MLKIDIHTHILPEKMPNWAEKFGYGGFVRLDHHKPCCAKMMVDDKFFREVEDNAWSAEKRMHECDAHKAQVQVLSTVPVMFNYWSQPKDCLAVSQFLNDHIAEIVQRYPKRFIGLGTIPMQDPDLAAQELERCMKIGLRGVQIGSHVINDWNLGSISLFPIYEVAQKLNAAIFVHPWEMMGQEHMARYWLPWLVGMPAETSRAICSMIFGGVFERLPKLKIAFAHGGGSFPATIGRIEHGFKCRPDLVAIHNDVNPKEYLGKFYVDSLVHDLGALDVIVKLFGSDRVALGSDYPFPLGESEPGKLIESAHYPKHVKEQLLHGTALEWLGLQKELFV, translated from the coding sequence ATGCTTAAAATAGACATACATACACACATTTTGCCAGAAAAAATGCCTAACTGGGCAGAAAAGTTTGGATATGGCGGATTTGTACGACTAGATCACCACAAGCCATGTTGTGCAAAGATGATGGTGGATGATAAATTTTTCAGAGAGGTAGAAGATAATGCTTGGAGTGCAGAAAAGCGTATGCACGAATGTGATGCACACAAGGCGCAAGTTCAGGTGTTATCAACTGTTCCGGTTATGTTTAATTATTGGTCGCAACCAAAGGATTGTTTGGCCGTGTCTCAATTTTTAAACGATCATATTGCAGAGATTGTTCAACGGTATCCTAAACGCTTTATTGGTCTGGGAACGATACCTATGCAAGACCCGGATTTAGCAGCACAAGAACTCGAACGATGTATGAAAATTGGTTTGCGTGGTGTGCAAATTGGCTCACACGTAATTAACGATTGGAATTTGGGTTCTATTTCGTTGTTCCCTATTTACGAAGTGGCACAGAAATTAAATGCAGCCATATTTGTTCACCCATGGGAAATGATGGGACAAGAACACATGGCTCGCTACTGGCTGCCTTGGTTGGTGGGGATGCCCGCAGAAACATCAAGAGCAATTTGCTCCATGATATTTGGAGGAGTGTTTGAACGATTGCCAAAATTGAAAATTGCATTTGCACACGGTGGAGGCTCATTTCCTGCTACCATTGGGCGTATTGAACATGGCTTTAAATGTCGCCCCGATTTGGTTGCCATTCACAACGATGTAAATCCCAAAGAGTATCTAGGAAAATTTTATGTAGATTCTTTAGTACATGATTTAGGCGCATTGGATGTAATTGTAAAATTATTTGGATCGGATCGTGTTGCATTAGGCAGCGATTACCCATTTCCACTGGGGGAATCCGAACCCGGTAAATTAATTGAAAGCGCGCACTATCCAAAGCATGTTAAAGAACAACTATTACATGGTACTGCCTTGGAGTGGTTGGGATTGCAAAAGGAACTCTTTGTATAA
- a CDS encoding 3-hydroxyanthranilate 3,4-dioxygenase has product MALQRPFNFKKWIDDNRHLLKPPVGNKVVYQDTEFIVMVVGGPNSRKDYHYNESEEFFYQLEGDIVVKIQEDGKAVEVPIKEGDIFLLPPKVPHSPGRGSNTIGLVMERRRKDNEKDGLLWFCEKCNNKLFEKYFEMKNIEIAFQNTFAEFYGNEDLRTCKKCSAVMEPPASYKK; this is encoded by the coding sequence ATGGCTTTACAGCGACCTTTTAATTTTAAAAAGTGGATTGACGATAATAGACACTTATTAAAACCTCCTGTAGGAAATAAAGTGGTGTATCAAGACACCGAGTTTATTGTAATGGTAGTGGGAGGGCCTAATTCCCGTAAGGATTATCACTACAACGAAAGCGAAGAATTTTTTTATCAATTGGAGGGAGACATTGTTGTTAAAATTCAAGAAGACGGCAAGGCGGTAGAGGTGCCAATAAAAGAAGGTGATATATTTTTGTTGCCTCCGAAAGTGCCGCATAGTCCAGGGCGTGGATCAAATACCATTGGACTGGTTATGGAGCGCAGAAGGAAGGATAATGAAAAAGATGGACTATTGTGGTTTTGTGAGAAGTGCAATAACAAACTGTTCGAAAAATATTTTGAAATGAAAAATATTGAAATTGCTTTTCAAAATACATTTGCAGAGTTTTATGGTAATGAAGATTTACGCACATGTAAAAAGTGTAGTGCTGTAATGGAGCCCCCGGCTTCGTATAAAAAGTAA
- a CDS encoding serine hydrolase — protein MMGFPKQLDKYFFVVTFFLFSYCSNTAKINPPVDKPYGLLDSIIKKSSNAFLQRIATQDSTYHIQLIYTQINRDSLNNPTFSTFFYSVDTLEYYYPASLVKLPTALLALEKLNELDLPELTKSSYMFTDSAHKCQRSYFTDESSESKKPSIEQYIKKMLLVSDNNAYSRVFEFLGADYINTKLHDKGYKSSYIIHRFDAQCGTKENRYTNPIRFFNDSMKLVYSKPPQIDTHNFYHPLGVIRIGNAYVDANNKLVTQPKDFTFSNYISLQDVHRMVVATMFPTNVDKAERFAISSGEYDFIRKYLAMMPYQSQNPAYNRKEYYDAYKKYLFWGADKNVNMDTTVKIFNIVGQSYGFLSDCAYIVDFKNNVEFFLSAAIYVNKDGVLNDGKYEYKEIGFPFLKQIGQAVYNYEVNRTRKYAPNLQQFRYK, from the coding sequence ATGATGGGTTTCCCTAAACAACTCGACAAATATTTTTTTGTAGTTACTTTTTTTTTATTTTCTTATTGTAGTAATACTGCCAAGATAAATCCACCTGTTGACAAGCCTTACGGACTGCTCGATTCTATTATAAAAAAATCATCTAATGCTTTTTTACAAAGAATAGCTACACAAGACTCAACGTACCATATTCAACTAATTTATACGCAAATAAATCGCGACTCGCTTAACAATCCCACATTTTCAACTTTTTTTTATTCGGTAGATACGCTTGAGTATTATTACCCTGCCAGTCTGGTTAAGCTGCCAACTGCTTTATTGGCACTAGAGAAACTGAATGAATTGGATCTTCCGGAATTGACTAAAAGTTCGTACATGTTTACGGATAGTGCACATAAATGTCAGCGGTCCTATTTTACAGATGAAAGTTCGGAAAGCAAAAAGCCATCCATAGAGCAATACATAAAAAAGATGTTGCTTGTTAGTGATAACAATGCATATAGCCGAGTATTTGAATTTTTGGGTGCAGATTATATTAATACTAAGCTTCACGATAAAGGATATAAAAGCTCTTACATTATACATCGATTTGATGCGCAGTGTGGCACCAAAGAAAATAGATATACTAATCCTATTCGTTTTTTTAACGATAGCATGAAACTAGTGTATTCAAAGCCTCCGCAGATTGATACGCATAATTTTTACCACCCCTTGGGTGTAATTCGGATTGGGAACGCGTATGTAGATGCGAATAACAAACTTGTTACCCAACCTAAGGATTTTACTTTTTCGAATTATATTTCTTTACAAGATGTACATAGAATGGTTGTGGCAACGATGTTCCCAACTAATGTTGATAAAGCGGAACGCTTTGCGATTTCCTCTGGAGAGTATGATTTTATTAGAAAATACTTAGCTATGATGCCTTATCAATCTCAGAATCCTGCCTACAACAGAAAAGAGTATTACGATGCGTATAAAAAATATTTATTTTGGGGAGCAGATAAGAATGTAAACATGGATACAACTGTTAAAATATTCAATATAGTTGGTCAGTCATATGGATTTTTGAGCGACTGTGCCTATATAGTAGATTTTAAAAACAATGTAGAGTTTTTCCTTTCGGCTGCAATTTATGTAAATAAGGATGGTGTGCTAAATGATGGTAAATATGAGTATAAGGAAATTGGCTTCCCTTTTTTAAAGCAGATCGGACAGGCTGTTTATAACTACGAAGTAAATCGTACTAGAAAATATGCTCCGAATTTGCAACAATTCAGGTATAAATAG
- a CDS encoding amino acid permease, producing MSKKSIGLFTATSIVISSMIGVGVFTSLGYQVEGLSSGFSILLLWVLGGFAALLGAFCYAELGAAMPRSGGEYNFLSTIYHPLLGFLSGWISATVGFSAPIAASAMAFGKYINAVFPTCSAQLTAIIVIVVVAGIHSLHISVSKKFQVITTVLNVLIIITLIVVGLSVKPTGDISFAFSVNDISSSGFAISFFFVSLAYSGWNASAYIAGEIKDVHKNLPRSLLLGTVIVGVLYILINYVFLRCSPVADIKGKAEVGIIASRFILGETGGNVMGLIIALLLLASVSSMIFAGPRVIETIGSDFKLFKLFARRSKNESPIYAILLQGIIAILFVITAKFDEVITYISFTLNLFLLITVLGLIVLRVRQPNLPRPYKTPLYPLIPILFLLISGWLTYQGFLQKPTESLYGLATVFSGVAFYVLNKLLSKSDEASN from the coding sequence ATGTCTAAGAAATCCATCGGTTTATTTACAGCTACTTCTATCGTAATATCAAGTATGATAGGGGTAGGTGTGTTTACAAGCCTCGGATATCAAGTGGAAGGATTGAGTTCGGGTTTTTCTATTTTGCTGCTTTGGGTGTTAGGAGGATTTGCAGCTCTATTGGGAGCCTTTTGCTATGCGGAGTTGGGGGCAGCTATGCCTCGCTCTGGCGGAGAGTATAATTTTTTATCTACTATTTATCATCCTTTATTGGGGTTTTTGTCCGGTTGGATTTCTGCTACCGTTGGTTTTTCTGCGCCTATTGCAGCTTCGGCAATGGCTTTTGGTAAGTATATAAATGCTGTTTTCCCGACCTGCTCCGCGCAATTGACCGCTATAATTGTAATTGTGGTAGTAGCAGGCATTCATTCGCTACATATTTCTGTAAGTAAAAAATTTCAAGTAATTACTACTGTTTTAAATGTGCTTATTATAATCACACTTATTGTTGTTGGGCTAAGCGTGAAACCAACTGGCGATATTTCTTTTGCTTTTTCGGTAAATGATATTTCTAGTTCAGGGTTTGCTATTTCGTTTTTCTTTGTAAGTCTAGCTTATTCAGGATGGAACGCTTCTGCTTACATTGCAGGAGAGATAAAAGATGTTCATAAAAATTTACCTCGCTCTTTGCTTCTGGGAACCGTTATAGTAGGAGTGTTGTATATTTTAATTAATTATGTTTTTTTAAGATGCTCTCCCGTAGCCGATATAAAAGGTAAAGCGGAGGTTGGTATTATTGCTTCTCGATTTATTTTGGGCGAAACAGGTGGAAATGTGATGGGGCTTATTATTGCGTTATTATTATTGGCCTCTGTTAGTTCCATGATATTCGCTGGTCCAAGAGTAATCGAAACAATTGGTTCTGATTTTAAACTTTTTAAACTGTTTGCCAGACGCAGTAAAAATGAATCTCCTATTTACGCTATTTTATTGCAAGGCATTATTGCTATTTTATTTGTTATCACCGCCAAGTTTGATGAGGTGATTACCTATATAAGTTTTACATTAAATCTGTTTTTGCTAATAACAGTTCTTGGATTAATTGTCTTGAGAGTTAGACAGCCTAATTTACCTCGTCCCTATAAAACTCCGTTATATCCACTAATTCCGATATTGTTTTTACTTATTAGCGGATGGCTTACCTATCAAGGATTTCTTCAAAAACCCACCGAATCGTTGTATGGTTTAGCAACTGTTTTTAGTGGTGTAGCTTTTTATGTACTTAATAAATTATTGTCAAAATCAGATGAGGCTTCTAATTAG